In Paenibacillus sp. FSL R7-0345, a single window of DNA contains:
- a CDS encoding RluA family pseudouridine synthase — protein MNTRRNPNEASRRGAKPAASSQAKSQNKPGARTRSNKPGGKPGQTAKAKTAPPVKSYTVKEPAELLPFLLETLAGRGRNSVKSLLSRGQVSVDGKAVTKHNYALQPGQTVAIDLEKQVQAKEMAGLTIVHEDDDLIVIQKDAGLLSIATGDENEQTAYRQLMEHVRLGNPRNRIFVVHRLDRDTSGVMMFAKSEAVQQKMQINWKDMVKERSYVALVEGAVKKAEGTISSWLKETSTLKMYSSPHEGDGLHAVTHYKLIQANRHFSLLEVRLETGRKNQIRVHMADIGHPIAGDKKYGAETKAVGRLGLHARVLSFVHPTTGDLLTFESPIPKTFLKYTAPAPAN, from the coding sequence ATGAATACAAGAAGAAATCCTAATGAGGCGTCCAGACGGGGCGCTAAACCTGCTGCTTCCTCCCAGGCCAAATCCCAGAACAAACCGGGTGCAAGAACCCGTTCCAATAAACCGGGCGGCAAGCCCGGCCAGACAGCAAAAGCAAAGACTGCCCCTCCGGTCAAAAGCTATACTGTAAAGGAGCCGGCCGAGCTTCTGCCGTTTCTGCTGGAGACCCTGGCCGGACGCGGACGCAATTCCGTCAAGTCCCTGCTCTCCCGCGGACAAGTATCTGTGGACGGCAAAGCGGTGACGAAGCATAACTATGCGCTGCAGCCGGGCCAGACCGTAGCTATCGATCTGGAGAAGCAGGTGCAGGCCAAGGAAATGGCCGGACTGACTATCGTCCATGAGGATGATGACCTGATTGTCATCCAGAAGGATGCCGGACTGCTGTCGATCGCCACCGGCGATGAAAATGAACAGACCGCGTACCGCCAGCTGATGGAGCATGTGCGCCTCGGCAATCCGCGTAACCGTATCTTTGTGGTGCACCGGCTGGACCGCGACACCTCCGGCGTTATGATGTTCGCCAAAAGCGAAGCGGTGCAGCAAAAGATGCAGATCAATTGGAAAGACATGGTCAAGGAGCGTTCCTACGTGGCGCTTGTGGAAGGAGCCGTCAAAAAAGCCGAAGGCACCATCAGCTCCTGGCTGAAGGAAACCTCCACGCTCAAAATGTACTCCAGCCCGCATGAAGGCGACGGCCTGCATGCTGTAACGCATTATAAGCTGATCCAGGCGAACCGCCACTTCTCCCTGCTGGAAGTGCGGCTTGAGACCGGACGCAAAAACCAGATCCGCGTCCACATGGCCGACATCGGCCATCCAATCGCCGGGGACAAGAAATACGGCGCTGAAACCAAGGCTGTCGGCCGGCTCGGCCTGCATGCCCGCGTGCTCTCCTTCGTCCACCCGACGACCGGTGACCTGCTGACCTTCGAGAGCCCGATTCCGAAGACGTTCCTGAAGTACACCGCGCCTGCACCGGCGAACTAA
- a CDS encoding Ger(x)C family spore germination protein, producing MKRVRKFSSAIAALAILTLFLTGCWDEVEIEDRALVLGLSIDTASPEEMATEEQVTHLDNVKLPGHAISVTAQIAVPGRVPLGPGSGSSSDGAKASPVWVVTVTGHTLDDAMNNLQQQIADPRYLVHLRVIVISEAIARGNMDELNDYLRRNPEIRRRTWLLVSEGRASRFMDVDPPLQRVPTLYILSMMEKAVASGKFPRDYLGRFWSAESKWGQSAYLPYVALRDKENILIEGLAYFSGNRMINTTKPLEIGAFMAIQGMDPGGYSTLFTTRELGTVVIKINRRFTKTTSSIRDGKPYFKYELYFEGDLDEHFDSEKPISTSAALQQIEQEFNTQIRGVVSGVIKQTQLDHSDIFGMGELIRARHPGYWKQHIHGKKDWEELYSSVGVDVSLHMHLQRVGLKDR from the coding sequence ATGAAAAGGGTCCGAAAATTCAGTTCGGCTATAGCGGCATTGGCAATCCTCACCCTGTTCCTGACAGGCTGCTGGGACGAGGTGGAGATTGAGGACCGCGCGCTCGTTCTCGGGCTGTCGATCGATACGGCTTCGCCTGAAGAAATGGCTACAGAAGAGCAGGTAACCCATCTGGACAATGTGAAGCTGCCCGGGCATGCCATCAGCGTTACAGCACAGATTGCCGTTCCGGGAAGGGTGCCTCTGGGTCCGGGAAGCGGCAGCTCAAGCGACGGCGCCAAGGCCAGTCCGGTGTGGGTGGTTACTGTGACGGGCCACACGCTGGATGATGCGATGAACAATCTGCAGCAGCAGATTGCCGATCCGCGCTATCTCGTCCACCTGCGGGTTATTGTAATCAGCGAGGCTATCGCCCGGGGCAATATGGATGAGCTGAATGACTACCTGCGGCGCAATCCCGAAATCCGGCGCAGAACCTGGCTGCTTGTCTCCGAGGGAAGAGCCTCACGTTTCATGGATGTAGATCCGCCTTTACAGCGGGTACCTACCCTATACATTTTATCTATGATGGAAAAAGCGGTTGCCTCAGGCAAATTCCCCCGTGATTATCTCGGCCGGTTCTGGTCAGCCGAATCCAAATGGGGACAAAGCGCATATCTGCCTTACGTCGCCCTCCGCGATAAAGAAAACATCTTAATCGAGGGGCTGGCCTATTTCAGCGGCAACCGGATGATCAACACAACGAAGCCGCTGGAGATCGGCGCATTCATGGCGATCCAGGGCATGGACCCGGGCGGCTACTCCACCCTGTTCACGACCAGGGAGCTTGGTACGGTGGTTATCAAAATCAACCGGCGGTTCACCAAGACAACCAGTTCGATCCGGGACGGCAAGCCTTATTTTAAATATGAGCTCTATTTCGAAGGAGACCTGGATGAGCACTTTGACAGTGAAAAGCCGATCAGCACCTCTGCCGCCCTGCAGCAAATTGAGCAGGAATTCAATACACAGATCCGCGGAGTCGTCAGCGGTGTGATTAAGCAGACTCAGCTGGATCACTCCGATATTTTCGGGATGGGCGAGCTGATCCGGGCCCGGCATCCTGGCTACTGGAAGCAGCATATTCACGGTAAAAAGGACTGGGAAGAGCTGTACAGCAGCGTAGGTGTGGACGTCTCGCTTCATATGCATCTGCAGAGGGTAGGACTGAAGGACAGATAA
- a CDS encoding CLC_0170 family protein, whose protein sequence is MIRLLACTAMVLLFSALVLLSVDRNIYRTSGWVRERKYAAVIGWVCTGAAGAIFAGLLIYL, encoded by the coding sequence ATGATCCGTTTGCTCGCCTGCACCGCTATGGTGCTGCTGTTCTCGGCGCTGGTGCTGCTGTCTGTAGACCGGAATATTTACAGAACCAGCGGCTGGGTACGGGAACGTAAATATGCGGCTGTTATAGGCTGGGTCTGCACAGGAGCGGCGGGGGCAATTTTTGCCGGACTGCTGATTTATCTGTAG
- the recQ gene encoding DNA helicase RecQ has translation MNMQAPTMEQAQAELQKYYGYPDFREGQKKIVQHLLEGGDTLGIMPTGGGKSICYQVPALLMPGLTLVISPLISLMKDQVDALTTAGIPAAYINSTLSGKEVNERIRAARRGELKLLYVAPERLELDWFRLEMAGLSISCVAVDEAHCVSQWGHDFRTSYLAVAPFVEELPQRPILAAFTATATPEVMEDMVRLLRLRQPGVFMTGLGRDNLAMSVLRGENKREYVLDYTASHSHQPGIVYAATRKEVDDLYQRLQASGIASGRYHAGMSDQERADSQEGFLYDDIRVMVATNAFGMGIDKSNVRYVIHYNMPKNMEAYVQEAGRAGRDGEPSECILLFSAQDIMTQKFLIEQNPQDPERKANEYRKLQQMIDYCYTTRCLRSAQLAYFGEDDEDKLCGICSNCTDERELVDMTVDAQKIFSCIHRMRERFGVALVASVLKGSRNQKVLQYGFEQLPTHGAMSSRTEKEITESINVLISEGYLALSEGQYPVVRLQPLAAEVLRGQRQVQQRVARPLVTGGAGSGRSRSRGYDHSPSAVNETVFEQLRLIRRDLAGREHVPSYIIFNDATLREMSVVCPQTEAEMLRVKGVGEVKYRKYGQPFLEFFQNEM, from the coding sequence ATGAACATGCAAGCACCTACTATGGAGCAGGCGCAGGCTGAACTGCAGAAATATTACGGCTATCCCGACTTCCGGGAAGGCCAGAAAAAAATCGTGCAGCACCTGCTGGAGGGCGGTGACACCCTGGGCATCATGCCGACCGGCGGGGGGAAATCGATCTGTTACCAGGTTCCGGCGCTGCTGATGCCGGGTCTGACCCTGGTCATCTCACCGCTGATCTCATTGATGAAGGATCAGGTGGACGCCCTGACTACGGCCGGAATTCCGGCAGCCTATATTAACAGCACCCTAAGCGGCAAGGAAGTGAACGAGCGGATCCGCGCCGCACGCCGGGGCGAGCTGAAGCTGCTCTACGTTGCACCTGAACGGCTGGAGCTGGACTGGTTCCGCCTGGAAATGGCGGGCCTTTCTATTTCCTGCGTAGCTGTAGATGAAGCCCACTGCGTATCGCAGTGGGGTCACGACTTCCGTACCAGCTATCTGGCGGTGGCGCCGTTTGTTGAGGAGCTGCCGCAGCGGCCGATCCTGGCCGCTTTTACCGCTACGGCAACGCCGGAGGTCATGGAGGACATGGTTCGGCTGCTCCGCCTGCGCCAGCCGGGCGTGTTCATGACCGGACTCGGCCGGGACAACCTGGCGATGTCAGTGCTGCGCGGAGAGAACAAGCGCGAGTACGTGCTTGACTATACCGCCAGTCATTCGCACCAGCCGGGTATCGTGTATGCCGCGACCCGCAAAGAGGTCGATGATCTCTACCAGCGGCTGCAGGCGTCAGGGATCGCCTCCGGGCGCTACCATGCCGGCATGAGCGACCAGGAGCGGGCGGACAGCCAGGAAGGGTTCCTGTATGACGATATCCGCGTCATGGTGGCGACCAATGCGTTCGGGATGGGGATCGACAAATCCAACGTGCGTTATGTAATCCACTACAATATGCCGAAGAATATGGAGGCTTATGTCCAGGAGGCCGGACGCGCCGGCCGGGACGGGGAGCCGAGCGAGTGTATCCTGCTGTTCAGCGCGCAGGACATTATGACCCAGAAGTTCCTGATCGAGCAGAACCCGCAGGACCCTGAGCGCAAAGCCAATGAATACCGCAAGCTGCAGCAGATGATCGATTACTGCTATACAACCCGCTGCCTGCGCAGCGCGCAGCTTGCTTATTTCGGTGAAGACGATGAAGACAAGCTCTGCGGGATCTGCAGCAACTGCACAGATGAGCGCGAGCTGGTCGATATGACCGTGGATGCGCAGAAGATATTCTCCTGCATCCACCGGATGCGGGAGCGCTTCGGAGTGGCGCTGGTCGCCTCGGTGCTGAAGGGCTCGCGCAACCAGAAGGTGCTGCAGTACGGCTTCGAGCAGCTGCCGACCCATGGCGCGATGTCGAGCCGCACGGAGAAGGAAATTACCGAGAGCATCAATGTGTTGATCTCGGAGGGGTATCTGGCCCTTTCAGAGGGCCAGTATCCGGTAGTGCGGCTGCAGCCGCTGGCAGCCGAGGTGCTGCGCGGCCAGCGCCAGGTGCAGCAGCGGGTGGCCCGGCCGCTGGTTACCGGCGGTGCCGGCTCGGGGCGCAGCCGCAGCCGGGGCTACGACCATTCGCCGTCTGCGGTCAATGAGACGGTGTTTGAGCAGCTGCGCCTGATCCGCCGCGATCTGGCGGGGCGGGAGCATGTGCCTTCTTATATTATTTTTAATGATGCGACCTTGCGCGAGATGAGTGTGGTTTGTCCGCAGACGGAAGCGGAAATGCTGAGAGTGAAGGGTGTCGGTGAAGTGAAGTACCGGAAATACGGCCAGCCGTTTCTGGAGTTTTTTCAAAATGAAATGTAA
- a CDS encoding GerAB/ArcD/ProY family transporter, with product MTPTRQITTLRAAAVIGSTIIGVGILSFPRYMAAAGGSSAPLVAFSGVVISIVCFWPLAALCRRFPRESLFVFSRRLIGKPLSFIFALLILLIFVLLTGLTARQFGDVATTVLFKKTPIEATVFLMLLLCQLSSRRNIVKFTYIHFFYLPLIIAPVLLITLISMRNMDLLNLQPILVMPSAAFWKGAVKASFLFQSSFIIVLLVPLMQKPKQAVRAGILAIAVSGIIYLLIVVAAIGLFGSEETKLLIYPTLESARSAAVGEGFLERLDAIFIVLWVISVYTTLYSTYYLASCLLQHVFAFRDQRMSSTLILPLTFIVASLPANVFKTYTWSLALGLASMIILAVYLCLLWSMYLLRRPGKRGAA from the coding sequence ATGACCCCTACCCGTCAGATCACAACGCTGCGGGCCGCAGCCGTAATAGGTAGCACGATTATCGGTGTGGGCATACTCAGCTTTCCGCGTTATATGGCTGCTGCCGGGGGGAGCAGTGCTCCCTTAGTGGCTTTTAGCGGGGTCGTTATTTCCATCGTCTGCTTCTGGCCGCTGGCTGCCTTATGCCGCCGGTTTCCCCGGGAATCCCTGTTTGTTTTCAGCCGCCGCCTGATCGGGAAACCGCTCTCGTTCATATTCGCCTTACTGATCCTGCTGATCTTCGTCCTGCTGACAGGACTGACCGCGCGCCAGTTTGGGGATGTAGCTACCACCGTTCTTTTTAAAAAAACACCTATTGAAGCTACAGTATTCCTCATGCTGCTGCTCTGCCAGCTCTCCTCCAGAAGAAATATCGTTAAGTTTACGTATATTCATTTCTTCTACCTGCCGCTGATTATTGCGCCGGTTCTGCTTATAACGCTGATTTCAATGCGCAATATGGACCTGCTGAATCTGCAGCCTATACTGGTGATGCCCTCTGCGGCTTTTTGGAAAGGGGCGGTAAAAGCCAGCTTCCTGTTCCAGAGCTCTTTTATCATTGTGCTGCTGGTTCCCCTGATGCAAAAGCCTAAGCAGGCTGTACGGGCCGGCATTCTTGCCATAGCGGTTTCCGGGATTATCTATCTGCTGATTGTCGTGGCCGCCATCGGGCTGTTCGGGTCGGAAGAAACAAAGCTGCTGATCTACCCCACACTGGAGTCTGCCCGTTCCGCTGCGGTAGGCGAAGGTTTTCTGGAACGGCTGGACGCTATTTTCATTGTGCTGTGGGTCATTTCCGTCTACACCACCCTTTACAGCACCTACTATCTGGCCTCCTGTCTGCTGCAGCATGTGTTTGCTTTCCGGGATCAGCGGATGAGCTCTACCCTGATCCTTCCGCTTACATTTATAGTTGCTTCCCTTCCGGCGAACGTATTTAAAACCTATACCTGGTCTCTGGCTTTAGGCCTTGCCTCAATGATCATTCTGGCTGTATATCTGTGCCTGCTCTGGAGCATGTACCTGCTCCGCCGTCCCGGAAAGCGTGGTGCTGCCTGA
- a CDS encoding spore germination protein, whose product MIFHTALPKEAETLQSWNEKYESYLKKKQPGSPQAPGAGSLSRSLADNLQQLQAVLGANGDLVIRDFLLFGRHEAAIVFLSSLVNEEQIREHILKPLLPGPENSPGVPEDPDHLIHYIWAKAVQVTQGNTEQKLDHLPPAIVKGSLALLINGVTESLLLDIRQVDLRGVDQPQTEQVIRGPREGYVEKLENNLALLRYRLQSTDLRIEISPLGRRTQSRVALCYLDSIADPQLVAEAMRRISIIDTDGIIDAGYIEQFIEDQPLSPFPQVQNTERPDKTVAALMEGRVALLVDGSPFALIVPALFNQFFQTVDDYTERFIMGSLIRIIRLIALASSLFFPALYVSVISFNPELMPTDFAVAISGGRAGVPFPAVLEVLIMEVSMEVLREATIRLPQMIGGALSIVGVLVIGQAAVEAGLASPITVVIVALTTIGSFATPAYNAAIALRMLRFPLILLAGMFGLYGVMIGTIVIFNHLLFLESFGVPYMSPFIPGKWRDWKDTLVRVPLWWMRRRPSFLHTTDSTRLPEAVPGVYEDQILQQGGETDDPYPSDHNAAGRSRNR is encoded by the coding sequence GTGATCTTCCATACAGCCCTTCCAAAGGAGGCGGAAACGCTGCAAAGCTGGAATGAAAAATATGAATCCTATTTAAAAAAGAAGCAGCCCGGCTCCCCGCAGGCTCCCGGAGCAGGCAGCCTGAGCCGCAGCCTGGCAGATAATCTTCAGCAGTTGCAGGCTGTGCTGGGTGCTAACGGTGATCTTGTGATACGCGATTTTCTGTTGTTCGGAAGGCATGAGGCTGCAATAGTCTTTTTATCGTCACTCGTAAATGAGGAGCAAATCCGGGAGCATATCCTGAAACCGCTGCTGCCCGGCCCGGAGAACTCTCCTGGTGTTCCTGAGGACCCTGATCACCTTATCCATTATATTTGGGCAAAAGCAGTGCAGGTGACGCAGGGCAATACAGAGCAGAAGCTTGATCACCTGCCGCCTGCCATCGTCAAAGGCAGTCTTGCCCTCCTGATAAACGGCGTAACCGAATCACTCCTGCTGGATATACGGCAGGTAGACCTGCGCGGTGTAGACCAGCCGCAGACCGAGCAGGTTATCCGCGGGCCGCGGGAAGGCTATGTAGAAAAGCTGGAGAACAATCTGGCCCTGCTCCGCTACCGGCTGCAGAGCACAGACCTGCGGATCGAGATCAGTCCGCTTGGCAGACGCACCCAGTCGCGGGTCGCTTTATGTTACCTGGACAGCATCGCCGATCCGCAGCTAGTAGCTGAAGCCATGCGCAGAATCTCCATTATCGATACCGACGGCATTATTGATGCCGGATATATCGAGCAGTTCATTGAAGACCAGCCCCTCTCCCCTTTCCCGCAGGTGCAGAACACGGAACGCCCTGACAAGACCGTTGCCGCACTGATGGAAGGAAGAGTAGCTCTCCTTGTAGACGGTTCGCCGTTTGCGCTGATTGTGCCGGCCCTGTTCAACCAGTTTTTCCAGACGGTTGACGACTACACCGAGCGGTTTATCATGGGCAGCCTGATCCGGATCATCCGGCTGATCGCCTTGGCCAGCTCGCTGTTTTTCCCGGCGCTCTATGTCTCTGTCATTTCCTTCAACCCGGAGCTGATGCCCACTGACTTCGCTGTCGCTATTTCCGGGGGCCGGGCAGGCGTTCCTTTTCCCGCCGTACTGGAGGTACTGATTATGGAGGTATCGATGGAGGTGCTGCGCGAAGCCACCATCCGGCTGCCGCAGATGATCGGCGGGGCCTTGTCCATTGTCGGCGTGCTCGTCATTGGACAGGCTGCGGTAGAAGCCGGGCTGGCCAGCCCGATTACGGTGGTGATCGTGGCGCTGACGACCATCGGCTCGTTCGCCACCCCGGCTTATAATGCTGCGATTGCTCTGCGGATGCTGAGGTTTCCGCTGATTCTTTTGGCCGGCATGTTCGGGCTGTACGGCGTTATGATCGGCACCATTGTTATCTTTAACCATCTGCTGTTCCTGGAATCCTTCGGTGTGCCGTATATGTCCCCGTTTATTCCCGGCAAATGGCGCGACTGGAAGGACACACTGGTGCGGGTGCCGCTATGGTGGATGCGCCGGCGTCCCAGCTTTTTGCATACAACGGACAGCACAAGGCTCCCGGAAGCTGTTCCCGGCGTATATGAAGACCAGATTCTCCAGCAGGGAGGTGAAACGGATGACCCCTACCCGTCAGATCACAACGCTGCGGGCCGCAGCCGTAATAGGTAG
- the dhaS gene encoding dihydroxyacetone kinase transcriptional activator DhaS yields the protein MSTSLLTKKALAGSLKQLMEHTPLNKITVRHLVEDCGLNRQTFYYHFQDIFELLGWIYQTEAVESIARYRSYSTWTDGFYRIFCYIENNKAFCCNTLDSLGRSHLDTYLYEVTNDLVMGVIQELSAGMEVSSKDKAFIANFYTLAFTGLIIQWMRSGMKEQPKHIIEQLSAMIEGNFTKALHKYEKKLT from the coding sequence ATGTCCACTTCCCTTCTGACTAAAAAAGCGCTGGCCGGCTCCTTGAAGCAGCTGATGGAGCATACTCCGCTGAACAAAATCACCGTAAGACATCTGGTGGAGGATTGCGGCTTGAACCGCCAGACCTTTTATTATCATTTTCAGGATATTTTCGAGCTGCTCGGCTGGATTTACCAGACAGAGGCGGTTGAGAGCATTGCCCGGTACCGCAGCTACAGCACTTGGACGGACGGCTTTTACAGGATCTTTTGCTATATCGAAAATAATAAAGCCTTCTGCTGCAACACACTGGATTCACTTGGCAGAAGTCATCTGGATACCTATCTGTATGAGGTAACCAATGATCTCGTGATGGGCGTGATTCAGGAACTTTCAGCAGGTATGGAGGTCAGCAGCAAGGACAAGGCGTTTATCGCCAATTTTTACACTCTGGCCTTTACAGGACTCATTATTCAATGGATGCGCAGCGGAATGAAGGAGCAGCCGAAGCACATTATTGAACAGCTCAGCGCGATGATCGAAGGCAATTTTACCAAAGCGCTGCATAAATACGAGAAAAAGCTGACGTGA
- a CDS encoding VOC family protein — protein MIKGFGGVFWRTNNLEAVKKWYSEVLQLDIGEWNGTVIRPQAGNETVFSFFSGDDPYFPANQQVMLNFEVDDLNEMIAQLERLGVPLTKDKQSGEYGTFIWILDPDGRLVELWER, from the coding sequence ATGATTAAGGGTTTTGGCGGAGTATTCTGGAGAACTAACAATCTGGAGGCGGTAAAAAAATGGTACAGTGAAGTGCTGCAGCTGGATATCGGAGAGTGGAACGGGACGGTGATCAGACCGCAGGCGGGAAATGAGACGGTTTTTTCATTTTTTTCCGGGGACGACCCTTATTTTCCGGCAAATCAGCAGGTAATGCTGAACTTTGAAGTGGATGATCTGAACGAAATGATCGCGCAGCTTGAACGCCTTGGTGTACCCCTTACAAAGGACAAGCAGTCCGGTGAATACGGAACCTTTATCTGGATTCTAGACCCTGACGGCCGGCTGGTTGAGCTGTGGGAGAGATAA
- a CDS encoding B12-binding domain-containing radical SAM protein — MRIVLATLNAKYIHTSLAIRLLKAYSEHEFPDIMLAEYTIKDPAMNIVSDLFQKKPDVIGFSCYIWNIEETIKLVSILKQVLPEVQIVLGGPEVSYEPLYWMKREPGVDFVVNGDGEETFHHLLQELRDERKFHFVYGAAYRKGEELIVNPPRPKSDLNTLPTPHRFADDLPDLSKRIVYFETSRGCPFNCQFCLSSIEVGVRYYDIERVKSDLLYLINNGAKVIKFLDRTFNINRSYAMEMFQFLIDNHQGCVFQFEITADIMRPEVLDFLSENAPPGIFRFEIGVQSTNDETNELVKRRQNFTKLSRTVMKIKASGNIDQHLDLIAGLPQEDYATFRKTFNDVFAMEPEELQLGFLKMLRGTGLRAQAAKYEYTYMEHAPYEILSSHVMSFADIIRLKRLEDVLEKYWNSHRLDHTVKYLIRHVFESPFDFFQAFGDYWEERGWQKIGHQLEDLFTRLHAFLTDRDTPSMEIITGLMKLDYFLGHKYKPRKIWWDNALEKPEWARHMKEIVAHPERVSAVLAEAGYTERELQKFMVLEVLPFRLAPVLDSISGLRADAAPEVLLVTAGETAGSEGADADLMVENVPAAAVAVAEAAPEDVGGSTLLIVLYQQDESQRAQYYALPLS, encoded by the coding sequence ATGAGAATCGTCCTGGCGACATTAAACGCCAAATATATCCATACCTCGCTGGCCATCCGTCTGCTTAAGGCGTACAGTGAGCATGAATTCCCGGATATTATGCTGGCTGAATATACCATCAAGGATCCTGCGATGAATATCGTGTCCGATCTATTCCAGAAGAAGCCCGATGTTATCGGCTTTTCCTGTTATATATGGAACATTGAAGAAACGATCAAGCTGGTCAGCATTCTCAAGCAGGTGCTGCCGGAGGTCCAGATTGTACTGGGCGGCCCTGAAGTGTCGTATGAGCCGCTCTATTGGATGAAGCGCGAGCCCGGCGTGGATTTTGTGGTAAACGGAGACGGGGAAGAGACGTTCCATCATCTGCTGCAGGAGCTGCGGGATGAGCGCAAGTTCCACTTTGTATACGGGGCTGCTTACCGCAAAGGCGAGGAGCTGATCGTCAACCCTCCGCGTCCCAAAAGCGATCTCAACACCCTGCCGACACCGCACCGGTTCGCCGATGATCTGCCGGATCTCAGCAAACGGATCGTTTATTTTGAGACCAGCCGGGGCTGTCCGTTCAACTGCCAGTTCTGCTTATCGAGTATTGAAGTCGGCGTGCGCTATTATGATATTGAGCGGGTGAAATCGGATCTGCTCTATCTGATCAACAACGGGGCAAAGGTTATCAAGTTCCTCGACCGGACATTCAATATCAACCGCAGCTATGCGATGGAGATGTTCCAGTTCCTGATCGACAACCACCAGGGCTGTGTGTTCCAGTTCGAGATTACGGCGGACATTATGCGGCCGGAGGTGCTGGATTTTCTGTCCGAGAATGCGCCGCCAGGGATTTTCCGCTTCGAAATCGGTGTGCAGTCGACCAATGATGAGACCAATGAGCTGGTCAAGCGCCGCCAGAATTTTACCAAGCTGTCCCGTACCGTGATGAAAATCAAAGCCAGCGGCAACATCGACCAGCATCTGGATCTGATCGCCGGCCTGCCGCAGGAGGATTACGCAACTTTCCGCAAAACGTTTAATGACGTATTCGCTATGGAGCCCGAGGAGCTGCAGCTGGGCTTCCTCAAAATGCTGCGCGGCACCGGGCTGCGTGCCCAGGCTGCCAAATACGAGTATACCTACATGGAGCATGCGCCATATGAGATTCTTAGCTCGCATGTGATGTCCTTCGCTGATATCATCCGGCTGAAGCGGCTGGAGGATGTGCTGGAGAAATACTGGAACAGCCACCGGCTGGATCATACGGTCAAGTATCTGATCCGTCATGTGTTTGAGTCCCCGTTTGATTTCTTCCAGGCGTTCGGCGATTACTGGGAGGAGCGGGGCTGGCAGAAGATCGGCCATCAGCTGGAGGATCTGTTTACCCGGCTGCATGCGTTCCTGACCGATAGGGATACCCCTTCGATGGAGATCATCACCGGGCTGATGAAGCTCGATTACTTCCTGGGGCACAAGTACAAGCCGCGCAAAATCTGGTGGGACAATGCACTGGAGAAGCCGGAGTGGGCGCGCCACATGAAAGAAATCGTTGCTCATCCAGAGCGCGTCTCCGCAGTTCTGGCGGAAGCTGGCTACACTGAACGTGAGCTGCAGAAGTTCATGGTGCTTGAGGTGCTTCCGTTCCGGCTCGCGCCTGTGCTGGATTCTATCAGCGGGCTGCGGGCGGATGCTGCTCCAGAGGTTTTGCTGGTTACCGCAGGAGAAACCGCTGGCAGTGAAGGTGCAGATGCTGATCTTATGGTGGAGAACGTGCCAGCTGCAGCTGTTGCAGTAGCTGAAGCTGCACCGGAAGACGTCGGCGGAAGTACCCTGCTGATCGTGCTGTATCAGCAGGATGAGAGCCAGCGTGCGCAGTATTATGCTTTGCCTTTGAGTTAG